Genomic segment of Halalkalicoccus subterraneus:
GTTGCCCCACTGCAGCGAGAAGGCGACGAAATTGATGTTCGCTGCGTTGAGCATGAGTTCGACGCTGATCAGAAACATCAGCGCGTTGCGGCGCGTCAGAACGCCGAACAAGCCGATACAGAACACGCCCGCCGAGAGGACGAGATACCACTCCACGGGCACCAGAAGCTGTGTCGGAAGGAGGTCGAACATTCAGTCCTCACCTCCCTCGAAGCCACCGCGTTCGGGGACGAGCCCCTCAGGTGGTTCCTCCTCCTCCTTTCGTCCGAGCATCACCGCGCCGTCGAGCGCCGCGTCGAGCACGATCGAGATCGCGAAGAAGGCGGCGATGAACCCTTCTGCGGGCACGCCACCGGCCTCGATGTTGAACAGCGCGTAGCCGATATTGGCGGTGATGTTCGCGTCGGCCGGAAACCCCTGCGGGGCAGGGAACGACGAGGTGAGGAAGACGAACGCGAAGACACAGAAGAGTGCGATCGCCGCAAGCCCCGGCGCGAGATGACTGCCGAGTCTGAGCTCGGGTTTAGTCGGCATTACTCGCCTCCGAGTCGGTCGGTCCCATACCCTGTGTACCGCGCTGTGCCTCCGCGGTCTCGTCGTGGGTCAACATCACGGCGAACGTGATCAGGATGAGTACCCCGCCGATGTAGACGAGGATCTGCACCGCCGCGAGGAACTCGGCGTGCAGCGTCACGTAGTGGATCGCGACGCTCGAAAGCGCCACTGCGAGCAGGAGCGAGGCGTGCCAGACGTCCCTAACGAGGACGACGCCGAGACTGCTCGCAAGTGTCACCCCCGCAAACAGCGCGAACGTCGCTGTCTCTAGTACCATTAGTTGAACTCTCATGCGCCCGCCCTTTGAAGATTTCGAGATTGGCGTGACACGTACGGATTTTCGCGTCGATACCGGTCGCTGATTGTCGCTATAACTGGGGGCGAAAAACGGACCAGAGCTACTGGTAATCGACTTCGCCCTCGCCCTCGCCGATCCACGCGCCGCGGTCGGGCTCGCGCGACTCGAGCGGGTCGATGTCCTTGTACCAGGGAACGTTTCCGAGCTGTTCCTTGTTGTAGACCAGGTCGTCCTTCGTATCGCCGGTGAACTCGAAGTTCTGAGTCAGCAGGATCGCGTCGACGGGGCAGACCTCCTCGCACAGCCGGCAGTAGATGCACTGGCCGATGTGGAGGTTGTACTGCTCGCCGTTTCGCTGTTCGTCCTGAACGATCTGAATCGTGTCGTTCGGACAGACGTTCTCGCACTGGCGACACCAGATACAGCGCTCCTGGCTGAACTTGTGAACCCCGCGGAACCGCGGGCTCACTTCCGGTGCGGTCTCGGGGTACTCGACGGTGAACGTGTTGCCGTCGAGTGCGTGTTTCATTGTCGTTGCCATCGATTTGAACAGTCCGATCATGCGATGAACACCCCCACGATGATGGCCGTGAGAACCAGGTTGGCAAAGGAGAGTACCAACATTCCCTTCCAACCGATCTCAATCAGCTGGTCGATCCGAACCCGCGGGAGCGCCGAGCGCGCCCACTGGGTGAACAGGAAGATCGCCCAGATCTTGATGACGAACCAGACGATTCCCGGCAGAACGGGGCCTGCAGGGCCGCCGAGGAAGATCGTCGTGACGATCGCACCACCGAGGAAGATGTGCAGGAACTCCCCGAGGTAGATCAACACGAAGTACACGCTCGAATACTCGGTCTGATACCCCGCAACGATCTCGGTAGGTGCCTCGGGCACGTCGAAGGGGTTGCGGCCCACTTCCGCCAGGTTCGCGATCATGAAGAGCACGAACGCGAACGGGTTGACGAAGGCGTACCACGAGGGGATGCCGACGCCCGCGACCGTTGCGAGCGGTTCGGCCTGTGCGGCGACGATTTCCGACATCTGGAGCGTGCCCGCGAAGAGCACGACCGAGGCGGCCGTGACGATCAGCGGGATCTCATAGGCGATGTTCTGGGCGACCGCTCGCAGCCCGCCGAGCATCGAGTACTTGTTGTTCGAGGCGTAGCCCGCGGTCGCAAGTCCCAACGACGCGATCGAGGCGATCGCGAAGACGAGTACGAGACCCGTTTCGGGATCAGCCAAGTGGATACCGCTTCCCATCGGGATCACGGCAAATCCGAGCATCGCCGAGGAGGCGATGATCAGCGGCGCGAGGTCGTAGGCGGGCCGGTCGGCCCCATCAGGGATGATCAGCTCCTTTGCGAGCAGCTGGACCGACGCCGCGGGGATGATCAGGATGCCGGCGGGTCCATGACGGTTGACCGCGATCCGGTCGGTGAACGCGGCCGTGATCTTCCGTTTGGCCCACGGGCCGGCGACCCCGCTCATCGCAAGCATGAT
This window contains:
- the nuoK gene encoding NADH-quinone oxidoreductase subunit NuoK, giving the protein MVPVEWYLVLSAGVFCIGLFGVLTRRNALMFLISVELMLNAANINFVAFSLQWGNLTGQTFALFVMALAAAEVAVGIGIILVLYRNFRGIDVTEAATMRW
- a CDS encoding NuoI/complex I 23 kDa subunit family protein, which gives rise to MIGLFKSMATTMKHALDGNTFTVEYPETAPEVSPRFRGVHKFSQERCIWCRQCENVCPNDTIQIVQDEQRNGEQYNLHIGQCIYCRLCEEVCPVDAILLTQNFEFTGDTKDDLVYNKEQLGNVPWYKDIDPLESREPDRGAWIGEGEGEVDYQ
- a CDS encoding proton-conducting membrane transporter — translated: MPTKPELRLGSHLAPGLAAIALFCVFAFVFLTSSFPAPQGFPADANITANIGYALFNIEAGGVPAEGFIAAFFAISIVLDAALDGAVMLGRKEEEEPPEGLVPERGGFEGGED
- a CDS encoding complex I subunit 1/NuoH family protein; its protein translation is MVLPLQDVVLPDRIADLTGLDGFGALGEFVAAFLAAFLIANIMLAMSGVAGPWAKRKITAAFTDRIAVNRHGPAGILIIPAASVQLLAKELIIPDGADRPAYDLAPLIIASSAMLGFAVIPMGSGIHLADPETGLVLVFAIASIASLGLATAGYASNNKYSMLGGLRAVAQNIAYEIPLIVTAASVVLFAGTLQMSEIVAAQAEPLATVAGVGIPSWYAFVNPFAFVLFMIANLAEVGRNPFDVPEAPTEIVAGYQTEYSSVYFVLIYLGEFLHIFLGGAIVTTIFLGGPAGPVLPGIVWFVIKIWAIFLFTQWARSALPRVRIDQLIEIGWKGMLVLSFANLVLTAIIVGVFIA
- a CDS encoding NADH-quinone oxidoreductase subunit J, producing MVLETATFALFAGVTLASSLGVVLVRDVWHASLLLAVALSSVAIHYVTLHAEFLAAVQILVYIGGVLILITFAVMLTHDETAEAQRGTQGMGPTDSEASNAD